The genomic DNA gaaaatatcctatataattttattcatagaTCCTTTGTTATACCATATGCTTTCTggttaaaaatttaaagttttcATCACTCTAATagttcattattttttactttcgACTAAAGCAATATGTATTTTCCTATCGGTATTATATTacttaatttcatattttaacatagcattaaattattaatatctTTCAATAGCATTaatggaaaattaattaatactcTGGAAAGTCAATTATATTATAGCCATAAATATAAAGTATACCATATATGACAATAAATTTTAGGATAGTCCTTGCGTCTATTACTTCATTCCCTTACATTATTTCTATCcctcatatatttatttgtcttGATTAAATTACATTGCAGGTTCTTTTGAATGAGCTAGGTTGTATCAACATGGCGAGAATGGCGATTTCTATCCCCTTTCTGGGACTCATATTCTTATGCTCTTTTGCGACTTTAATTTCCGGGGGCCGTCATGGGACGTACATGAAGTACAAGGACCCGAAACAGCGCATCCGGGTCCGAGTCCAGGACTTGCTGCAGAGGATGACTATAGAAGAGAAGATTGGCCAAATGACCCAGATCGAGCGGGTTAATGCCACCCAGAAAGTCATGAGGAAGTACTCCATCGGTACGTCCACTGCATCTAGTAATCAGGTCATACGTGCGATATTAACTTTTGACAGGATAACATCGTTCATCCGATTTCTTCTGTTCAGTAACTGATGCAACATTTGTCTACGGAAACCATTAGTTGATCCTAGGCAATACGTTCTCGTGTATGTGATGGTCATATATGCGCGTGCTTGTGCACATGTACATATCAACGCCGTCAATTCGacgtaaattattttttgcagGGAGCGTACTGAGCGGAGGGGGGAGTGCACCTGCTAAGCATGCTTCTCCCAAACAATGGCTACAGATGacgaataaaattcagagagCCTCTCTCACCACACGTCTCGGGATTCCCATGATTTACGGCATCGATGCCGTTCACGGCCACAACAACGTCTACAAGGCCACCATTTTCCCTCACAATGTCGGCCTTGGAGTCACCAGGTTGGGATGAAACATTATAAAAGGAAGATTTACTTTCCATATCAATTTATTCGATGGCTCGAAGTCTCATCTGCGAGTTTCATCACAATGCATAGGGATGCCTACCTTGTGAAGAGGATTGGTGCGGCAACTGCACTGGAAGTTCGCGCTACAGGCATTCCCTATGCTTTCGCTCCATGCATTGCGGTAATATAATATGATCAATCGATTTTACATATTCAATCATttcttatttataatttatattattagtattatagctaattttcatgaaattatatattagtttatgggaaattaatataattttttttattttaaaatacgCAGGTATGTAGGGATCCAAGGTGGGGAAGGTGCTATGAGAGCTATAGTGAAGACCACAAGATTGTTCAAATGATGACGGAAATCATCCCCGGCTTGCAAGGCGATGTCCCCTCCAAATTGCGGGGCACCCCCTTTGTTGCTGGAAAGTATGGTTGAAATTCATTAATTCAAAGTTATATAATACTCCTATACATTTCAAGGTGCCAAATTCATAATGCATGGCTTGTATTTTTGGTACGTACAGGACCAAGGTCGCGGCCTGTGCCAAGCACTTTGTCGGGGATGGAGGAACGGTGAAGGGTATCAATGAGAACGACACAATTGTGAGCTCAACCGAGCTCTACAATATCCACATGCCCGCCTACAAGGACTCGATAGCAAAGGGCGTCGCCACTGTCATGGCTTCCTACTCGAGCCTGAAAGGGGTCAAGATGCACGGTAACCACAAAATGCTCACCAGCTACCTCAAGAATAAGCTCGGATTCAAGGTGATTGCAATTAACTTTTAGGCTGTAATTCCTCGTGATTAATCTTATTTGGATTCTGCTATTTTTGTAAGCGTGACATTCTCTTTAATTTGCTTAGGGTTTTGTCATCTCGGATTGGCAAGCACTTGACAAGATGACTTATCCTCCTCATTCGAATTACACTTACTCTGTTCAGGCTTCAATCCTTGCCGGTGTTGACATGGTCGGTGACTTTTACCTAATCCTCGTCTCTTAGGAACTTCGGCACGTTTATTAGTCCTTTTAggcacatttactttttccCTTAGAGATTACAATTCATTTTGTACTTTAGATTGGGAATGGTCTCCATTAATTTCACAGGTCATGGTTCCATATAACTATACGGAGTTTATCGACATACTGACGGATCTAGTCAACAAGAAGGTTATCCCCATGAGCCGCATCAACGATGCAGTAAGGAGGATTCTCCGGGTCAAGTTCAGCATGGGCCTCTTCGAGGACCCGATAGCTGATAAAAGTTTGGTCAAGAAGCTTGGTTGTAAGGTTAGCTATCTGAAATCATCATCAGTTCGAAGTACATATGGTATCATGTCCATTCGGAAACAATACcaaatttcacaaaaaatCTTATGGTGGTTTTGTTCAATTCAATGACTGACAATTTGATTGTGGTGATTATATTAACAGAAGCACCGAGAATTGGCCCGGGAGGCTGTGAGGAAATCGCTGGTGCTGCTGAAGAACGGGAAGTCAGTCAGGGAGCCGCTGCTGCCCCTCCCCAAGAAGGCGCCGAAGATTCTGGTGGCAGGGACTCATGCTGACAATTTGGGTTACCAATGCGGCGGCTGGACCATAGAGTGGCAGGGCCGCAGTGGCAACAACCTCACTGCCGGTACAATTCTACATCCTCTCTTCAAAGAACAATGACCagaattcaataaaaaaatatgatgcTTGAATGAAATGAATGCGGTGCAGGAACTACCATCCTCAAGGCGATCAAGAAAACCGTTGATTGCTCCACGAAGGTTGTCTTCAAGGAGAATCCTGACTCTGACTACGTTAAGTCCCACAACTTCTCCTACGCCATCGTGGTCGTAGGTGAGCTTCCCTACGCCGAGACCATGGGGGACAACAAGAACCTTACCCTACCTAAGCCCGGGCCCGAGGTGATCCAGAACGTCTGCAGGTCCATCAAGTGCGTAGTGGTGATTGTCTCTGGGCGGCCTCTGGTGATCGAGAAGTATGTGCCCGAAGTAGATGCCCTTGTGGCTGCGTGGCTCCCGGGAAGCGAAGGCCAGGGCGTGGCCGATGTCCTGTTCGGCGACTATGGCTTCACCGGCAAGCTTGCCAGGACCTGGTTCAAGAGGGTTGATCAGCTACCGATGAATGTAGGTGACCCCCACTACGACCCACTCTTCCCGTTCGGATTCGGGCTTGAGACCAAGCCAGTGTCCAATCACTGAAGGAGGTTTAGTTCTTTTTTCTCATTATAATGCGAGTACTATGTCCAATACAGGGTCCGGCATGTTGGGATGCTTGGCTTGGTTGTTTACAAAAACAAATTTTACTtaactttttcttaaatttaataacacaatcattaccttttttatcttatttttgaattctttcacatactttttttaattacttttgtGTTCTtctcctcaaatcaaactatATCAGACAAAGTGAGAATCCAgctactttttcttttaatagaACGAAGTCTATTGGTGCATGGGTTGACTTTCTTTAAATGAGTTATAGCTATTTAACTTTTTGTAAAGAATTTTCTCATTAAAGACGATTTATTAATTGGACGATCTGCATTCTGTGGGCCGGGCCTAAGAACAGCCCAAATCCCAGCCCAACCCAATGGACATTCTGAAGGAAAATCCTCAATTATCTATAGGTCGTCTAAACTGGGTTTGGGCTCTTTTACCCTCTAAACTATTTTTTTCAGCACATTTAAGAAAGGTTATGCAGGGATTGGATGGGGAGGGTTATAAAGTAATGAAATTATGTGGTTTATGGAGCGATTCTTTAATTCTCCATATCCTATGTTTGGATGAGTTTCATTAAAAGGAGATATGTGATGGTatgagaatttgaaaaagatcTTAACCCTTAATTGTCTTTTATAATGTTATATCAATGATTGATCTTATTGTCCCTCCATATCAACTCAAATTGATGGAATTAATATATGGAGTTTATGAAGGGTTATGGTGGGATTAGTTATCTCTCCATAACCCTTCCCctcttaaaaatttaaaaaccaaacacgGGTTATTATCATCCCTTCATAACCCTCCAAAACCGTCAGTCCAACAACCACTTAGAGAAAAGATATCCCTTCCATTAAAAAATCCGTTAAAGAGGTTGGATACGGCATGTGCTTGGCACATGACTCAACTGAAAAActggaaaaagagaagaaatctTTAAAATGAAAACTGAAACTTACATGACTcatctaaaaaaaatagaagagtgtaaaaaagaaatttcaaaatggAAACTGAAAATTACAACAAAGAGATTCTTCTCCAGATAAACTATCGCATTAATCATGAGATGTGATATAACTAATGAACTGCATCGGCAGTAGTTGGCCTTTCACTGCAGCGTGAAAACTAATGCCCGAACCAGGATCTCGCGGAATTAGGATGTGTCTATCGTAGGACCCAAAAAATTGTCCTACCGTGAGATACCAATCTCATTCATTGgattttttaacttttgatCATGACCGtctatttacatattttgtcCCTTATACAATGGTCcttccctttttgtttttcatcttTCACCCATTAAATTATCGAGATGTTCCGGATTCGTTTGACATATGGACAAATCACTTTGTGACACATGTCCCAAGTATAACCAACCTAATTAACCAGGTTACTATCCGAATCAATTAACCAGCTGCCGATTTAAGAGTCGGATAAAAAAGTAACTGGGTTAAGTGGGTCAAAACATCAACTCGGTTAAGAAGAACGCTTTGGTCAATTAAACCGGTTCATGTTTCTCTATAATCAACCAACAATGGCTTCTGGCGACGCTCTTTTCTCAATGATGATGTTCAGCTCCGTTCACAATGTTAAATCATTTTTTAAGCGGATGCTCATGTACGGTCGTGCCACGCCACGCCATCCCATttcaatcttttttcttttattcggGTTACGACTCCTATGTATGTATAACGTTTCTGTCCATATATTCTCCATGACGAGGACTACACCTTACACCAACCACCGTCGATTGTAGTGACCAATGAAGGTCACTGGaggtgttttctttttctagtaGTTACAActccaatatattttttttcgccATTTTTTTCAGGAAATTTGTTTATCTAATTTTACACTTAATGAATATGGATATTTTCCAATGAAGTATGCATTATCTAAAAGGAAATTATTTTgttcctattttatttttctttcctaAGCAAGTATGTGATAGTTAGTTCAGGCCGTTTCTTATTTTTACTCAAACTAACCTTATTTATTTCATGGAGTTTCCACCAGAGTGAAAGTTCCAGAAACTGTTCCCTATAATCAAGGGAATATTGCAACAACTTCATCCCCACATTTTGCAATTACCTTATGTGAGTTACGATATGGGTAGATTATGGGGTACGAGATTTTCGGATATGTGTAATCTACGGGGTACGTGATTTACGAAATAATTTagcattatttatttttttaaatgacaCGAATTTCATGGTGGGAAGACAGCTTATGAGTAGGGCCAGAGGCAAAAAATTATGGACTACAGAAACGAAGAATCCTACCAAAAAGAATCTCCTTTTTAGCAGgagatgaaaattttgatttcgAAGATTTCATATTAAATTAATCTAAGCACATTCTTCAATTAGCCATAATCATATAATATGAGGAACATATTCAATCCCCTTAATGATCCGCATGACTCTACAAATCAGTTCCTTCGGACCTCATATGTTCTGTTTCGCATAATCAATTTTCTTCAGATTAAGGTTTCAACTACTGATACTGTATTATTTGAATAATGTGCATAAATTTGTTGTATTGTTGTAACGGGGCAACATAAAACATAAGAAAAACTTTTGTTTGCAGTGCTTGCAACATGCTTGCAATGGACAAGGTCTCTTctgtttttttcatttttgcatATGCTAAAGACAATGGACATCACCTAAATGACAAAATATTATGTTCGTTATGCAAAACATATACAATATTCATTGGCAGTATGATCAAAGCACCATTGTGACTTGATAAGTGATGATTTGACCAATGTGGCCCACAGTTCGGGCGATTACTGGTAGCAATTATTCTAGTTTAGCCTTGGCAGATAATGATGTTCACCTAGGTACATGGGCATAGTTGAAACATCGTACGTTaacatattattttcttaagtgACATAGTGTCTTCCTATTATTAAGTATAGGTTGTTCAAGAAAGCAGCAGTGAAGAAGACCTTAATGACAATTAATACTTAGAAACAATATCacatattaaaaattgtaTTTTCGTCTATTTATGCATCAATATAAGCTAGCCTTAATGTTTGCAAGAGTGATTTCCAATGGGAATAGGTTTATGAAAATGACTTTCTTTTGTCATGAGAATAATAATGTTAGTCCTAATTAATTCTTTAATCCGCTCTGGCTACATTTCTCAAAATATCATGAAAATATGCCTCCATACTTATACCTTTCATCATCATACCTGATGTCAACTCTGGCAagttttatgttttattatgCAGCTGCTctttaatattcaatttcttcattttctagGTAAAAAAACAATTTGTCCCTTTTGAATAAATCGTGTTTACTTACCgatgtatttttatttccttaattttaCTTACCTTATTCTTGTTCCTTAATTATAGGGATTGCGATATTAAAAACTAACATTCCTCAATTTTAGGGCCCATTTGGTTTGGGGTAGGAAAATGAAAACGGAAACTAAATAAGGTGGAACATGATGGAATCCGAAACGAAATAACAaatttgcatttttgtttggtttaataagtaataaaattcaattccACTTACTTCTATTTGGTTCATTGCCTACAAAATCGGaatcaaatttcaatatatgataattatttCTAATATTTCAAGTGAACAATTAACAAGTATTCATGCAGCTCAATAATTATTCCTATACCATatataaagaataaaaaaattcttaaaaacCAAATTTATCCAATAACAtgatattaagaaaaaaattagaacGAAAGTTCGGTTGAACTTCATAGAAAGCACTGTAATATTGTTCCACaattattcaaaataaattaaataaagggtGATTTATTTTGTGAAAATAAAGTGTGATACTTTGGTTGACGATATTTGCTAATTGGAAAAATCTTTCCATTTGTTGACCAATCACAAGCCTTCGTTTCATTATCGATTAAATTTTTTGagcaaaattttatttaaaaaaaaacatataatagtAATTTTGATTCCCGTCCCTCATTCCATGGGGGGCTCCAAGGATGGATGATTCTCCCTTATGGGGGCATCGACTCCCTTGCACAAAGGAATCGATTTTTTGTTCTCCCCAAACAAATATAAACAATCGGAAGGATCCATTCATATTCCGACTCCCCCCTCAATCTGCATGAACCAAACAGACCCTTAGGAAACTTCATTAGGAAGttattttctgaaaaaaatgaaattgggAATTTTTTTCCGGGTAAcgacttaaaaaaaaaaaaaaaggccttCTTCGGCAGTCTCCTTCAAGGGAGATGGTTTCCATGCCGCATGTCCAATTGAAACCTACAAAATGATTCGTAACAAAGACAACCGTCAATGGCCATCCTTACACTCTTCGGTGTCAATAGATCGCCATTGGTTGCTATTACCACGTTGGATCACATAGATGCCATTGGTCACTGCTGCCACATTCACACGGATGCTGAAGTTTCAATAATATTAAACCGTGTGCAGTAATTAACTGGAATGATTATTTTAAACCAATTGAATTATAACCGGACCAAGTATTAAACCgaccttttcttttaaataaccATTCGATTTGTAAATCTGACTAATTATTGAGCGGGTCGAGCTAGAATTGTTGGTTGGATCAGTTGAATATGATAGTTGGCACCTTCTCCATGCCACACATCATCAACAGTTAAAAGTTTCAATAACTTTTGATATGACATAATAAAGTTGTAACGTAATTAAAACATATGGGgtttaaaaagtaatttttaggGGACGTTTGGTGTTATAGTAGAGTTATAACTCTACTCCGCTCCATCAATGGAAACAAAAcaattggaaaattttattattaaaaaattacttgtaataattattaagaaaaagtatgtgaaagaatttaagataaaattgaagaaaaaaagtaatgaataatttggaaaatttagtattaaaaaattagtagtaataatggttaagaaaaagtatgtgagagaatttattattaaattaaaaaagattaaaaaataatgattgtattgttgaattgaggaaaaaatataGTAGAGTGGttgattgaaattttattttgaaaccaaacaaaccCTAAAGCATATCTAAGTGAAGGGTCCCATCATGGCacatctatatacatatatatgaaacaaAGCCCAAGCCGAATTCTCACATCACCACgtcatcaaaaataaaaaatgtagcTCTCTCACGTTGTCACGTCATTTATTTACATTaaggaaattattatattcttataaaggaaataaatattatcatatagattgttttaaatttgattaagtaattatttattaatagaatatataaattatatgtatatatctcaACGAAATATATACAAGGGAATAAAATATGCAGTAGAATATATGCATTGTATATTCGTAGGccaatatatagattatttacAGTGAAATATAGTCTAATAAAGGTATCATAATAATTTAcgatataaattatatgtctatatttattattgcggcattttaaatattatatttccttttattaaatttaaacaTCTCTCTTTAATTGActataaatatgtattttatacTACTCGAGTTCTTCGACAAGTAACAAACGGTAGTTTTTCAAATGAAAGTCGTTTCtccgcttttttttttatcctctccactctttttttttaatgaattgtCACATGTAGATTTTCCTCTTTATGATTGAAGCCCCCCAAGTCAAAATCCAGAATCAAGTTATAAGGCATTCAATGGACCCTATAGATGCAATAATGGGTAGGTTCTCGAATGAATAtcgtttcttcttttttttttttggtgatgaATTGTTAATTGCGGATTTTCTCCACCATGTTTGACAAGAATAAATTGTAGGTTCTCGAATAAAGGTCATTTCTGccttttttcggtgaatttgTACATGTAAATTTTCACCACTATTTTCAAAACTCTCCATGTCGAGCTGCAAATTCAAGTGGTGACGAATTTGATGGAACCTATAGATGTTACCTTACAATGAGATGACATCTTACCTACATAAGAACAATTTATACAAGAGTTGAtccaaatttttatatatatttcttaggAGTTTTGGtcaacaattttaattttcattaggATTTTTGTGACGATATCGATAACCATATCACATGGAGAAAATATAGTATGattaattacatatatttttattttttattatttttccaaaataattatttttatagaattattgcatttttatttattaagaatccaaaattttctcattttaatatttaactgTTTTCGCAAATGGTTTTCTGACAATATTGAGATActacataaatatattgaattattgatatttgatattttgaattgataattattttatcttacTGGATATTGTATAGTTTtggaaaaatttattttgcaCTAGATATCATATCCAAGAAATCAAGATTTGATACCTatgaagttaaaaaaaatatataattttgaatatACACTATCTATTAAATATTGAATACaaacaatatttatttttatgattttattttttataatctataataattatatatatatatatatatccaactacaagttataaaatattatgaataagTCTTATTTTTCTAAGCTAATTTCTTAAATTAcgtttccttttattttcaattcaaatatatatttttcaatttttttcttttctaaaataattttttagattaGGTGATTCCAACCTAAACCATATAAGGTCGTGGAGGGGCAATTAGCCTATATTAAACCTTATTTGTTGTCACTTTGGCAAAGTAAAAGAAATACTCCCCAACACAAGTTAAATTATGACAATATAATATGATTACTaagaatataatattataacaGAATCAATTTAGTtaagaaaattagaaacatTTTCTGAGCAACACGCTGGTTTTcatctagttttttttttagtccCATGATAGAAAAATAACGTGGAACTATTGCACTTGCAAATTGAAACCACCAACGAAATCCAAATCAAGAAATAAATCATgtgaaattaaaaagaaaatgcatgtGGAGAAAATCTAGCAAAAGCTTGTAGCCTTGGATAACCGATTGCTCCTTTTTTTCCAGCAATAATCATCTAGTGATTATACGTCAAAAGTAAGTCCCTGACATATTATCTGAGAATCATTAAAATaggattttaattaaaaaacaacttaaaaataaataaataattaaaaaagaggAAATATACGTAAAAAAATTTAGGTGCCGGTACGCAGCCAAGTGTAACAACTAATATATGAAAACACGTACCTGTAATGCATgacattaataataataacataaaTAGATAGGtcgaaaatttcatttattaagaataataatattttcaattattaaatcaaatttcaacTATAATTTTCTATAAGATTAAAGTACGTTTAACagttcaataataattttcagcTAAAATCATCCCACGTATTTTATGGGCTTATATTgttcatattttaattattgtaattaatcatttaataTTGAATCACGAAAGAAGAAAGGCATATGAGAGAAAAGCATATTGACTAGTGATTGTGAGGCCCCAGTTCTTGACTGGATGAGAAAACAATGGCCTTTGCCCTTCCATTCCTTTGATAGGTAGAGAGGGAGTGCAAGACTTTTGGTTTTTCTAGTTTGCATTTGGTGCATTATCATTTGAGGTTATGggtaatttaaattttcacttttaaaattaatgttCACAATCATGCTTGGTATAAATTGATAATGTTATATATTACTACTAATCTTGGTGGTAATGTAGATAGACACTCCCTAACCAGAAAAATAGATTATCGACTGTGAGAGAAAATCTTAACATTCAGATTACTAGTAATCTTTTTCAACCAAACATGGTAATCTAGTGGTTGgcccaaaaaatttaaaatcagaATCCCAGTAATCCACACAATTACCTCATACCAAACGCCCATAATGTtaccatataaaattaatttctgtATATTATTCATTAATTGGCTCAATATTCTAAGATGATCATCAAAATTTGTGTACAAAAATACACAATATCTGTCTGATAAAATTGAAAGTATCATatacaaatttatttataaatccCTCTTTTATATACTATATGCTTTctagtaaaaattttaaagttagCATAACTGTAATTGtacattattttttacttttgacTAAAGAAATAAGTATTTTTCTTTAgtattttactatttattatatattataatacatAAATGTTGGCAAGCACTTATGAGAGGCTGTTATTTGAAAATCCTCAACTAGTGAGTAATCGTCTTTTTGATTGCTCAgagaatttaatttcaaataagaaaattcatgtatttatctttttaaattttggttAGATGATTTTTTaccatattttatttgatatatcATATTCAATGAAATTTCGTTATATCTCCTTATAATTTGTAAATATTGATGTATAATTATGAGccttttagaaaaattaaaagtcttCTCGAATATTTAAAAACTCATTGAGATACGAGatatcttttcaaattcaacgCCACCGAAAACCCTATAAAAtgtgaaattgaaaattcctttcatatatatatcttttaaaaactAGGCCTTTacttttacatgatatttctTTAAGGTACatttactatatatacatattatccGCATTCTTAAAAGATTAGAGCaagtatttatttttatttcttat from Punica granatum isolate Tunisia-2019 chromosome 2, ASM765513v2, whole genome shotgun sequence includes the following:
- the LOC116195046 gene encoding uncharacterized protein LOC116195046; protein product: MARMAISIPFLGLIFLCSFATLISGGRHGTYMKYKDPKQRIRVRVQDLLQRMTIEEKIGQMTQIERVNATQKVMRKYSIGSVLSGGGSAPAKHASPKQWLQMTNKIQRASLTTRLGIPMIYGIDAVHGHNNVYKATIFPHNVGLGVTRDAYLVKRIGAATALEVRATGIPYAFAPCIAVCRDPRWGRCYESYSEDHKIVQMMTEIIPGLQGDVPSKLRGTPFVAGKTKVAACAKHFVGDGGTVKGINENDTIVSSTELYNIHMPAYKDSIAKGVATVMASYSSLKGVKMHGNHKMLTSYLKNKLGFKGFVISDWQALDKMTYPPHSNYTYSVQASILAGVDMVMVPYNYTEFIDILTDLVNKKVIPMSRINDAVRRILRVKFSMGLFEDPIADKSLVKKLGCKKHRELAREAVRKSLVLLKNGKSVREPLLPLPKKAPKILVAGTHADNLGYQCGGWTIEWQGRSGNNLTAGTTILKAIKKTVDCSTKVVFKENPDSDYVKSHNFSYAIVVVGELPYAETMGDNKNLTLPKPGPEVIQNVCRSIKCVVVIVSGRPLVIEKYVPEVDALVAAWLPGSEGQGVADVLFGDYGFTGKLARTWFKRVDQLPMNVGDPHYDPLFPFGFGLETKPVSNH